In Acidobacteriota bacterium, the DNA window GGAAGCTCCGCGACGAGGGTCAAGCCTTCCTCCGATTCGCGCACGTCCACCGCCGGCATCCAGTTGCGGCGGGCGACCTCCTCGGTCGGACGGCTGAGGGTGAAGAAGTCGTCGAAGCCGCGGTCGAAGAAGCGCTGCATGCTGTCGCGAAAGAGGTCTGGAGTGCGGGTCATCAGGGTGGTCATGGTCTCTCCTCCTTGGTCGGGTCTTGGGGACCCTTGGTTCTGCTCGTTCGGCGGCGCCGGGTGCTCCCGCCCCGCGTTGACTCTGTTCGACTCAAATGAGACCCGTTGGGATCGAATCTCAGTGTGTTCATGAGGGTCAACAACTAAGATTAGAGGTCTATTCCAGAAATTTTCTCCAGATCTTAGTTTTTCCTGCGCAGGTCTCTCTCGAGGAGCTGTTCGGGAAGGCGGTGATAAATTGAAAAGCTCTATGGCGTCTTCTCCGACGGTCTCGCGACGGCTGGTCTATGGCTCTATCGCCTTCGGCCTCTTCGTGCTCTTCGATCTCGCCCTCTTCGGAGTCCTGATCTTCAAGAGCCTGTCCGAGCGCGAGGTCGACGAGGTCTTGCTCGAGACCCAGGCGGAAGCCCAACTGCTGGCTGATCAGATCGCCGGTGGGGCCGAGCGCCAGCAGGACCGTGACCTGTTTACGGCGGTGGCGTCGCAGAACCTGGTCAGCACCTACATCGACGAGATGTTGAGCGAGAAGCGCATCGTCGAGCACGTCCGCATCTACGACGGCGAAGGGACGCTGGTGTTCGAGAGCAACAGCGACCGGGTGCGCTTTCGCGACGGTGCGCCGCGCCTCGAAGAGGCCGGCGATGCCGAGATCCGCACTCAGGAAGAGCGGCGGCAGTTCGAAGAGCAGCTCCCCGGCATCGAGGTGCCGATCGGCGAGTACGGCGGCACCCTGGTGGTGGGGTTGAGCACCGAGATGATGGACAACCGCATCGAGGTGCTGCGCCGGGACCTACTGCGACAGGCCTCGATCATCGGTGGCGTCTCGGTGCTGCTTCTGCTCACCGCCTACGTCATCATCTGGCGATTGCTGCGGCGCTCGAAGCGTCTCGAAGAGCAGGCCGCCAGAGCCGAGCGGTTGGCCTATGTCGGCACCCTGGCCTCGGGCCTCGCCCACGAGATCCGCAATCCCCTCAACTCCCTCAACCTCAATATGCAGATGTTGGAGGAAGACCTGGCCGGACCGGCGAACAGCGGCAGCGGCCGCTTGCTCTCGATCACCCGCTCCGAGATCGGTCGCCTCGAGCGGCTGGTGAGTGACTTCCTGTCCTATGCCCGGCCGCGGCCGCCGGAGCTCGAGGCGGTGGCCGTCGGTGAGCTCTTCGATCGCACTCGCCAGGTGATGGCCGGGGCCGAGCAGTCGGCCAAGGTCCGCATCGAGGTGCGCGACGAGACCGGCGGTGCCCAGGTGCGGGTCGATTCGGAGCAGATCGGCCAGCTACTGCTCAATCTGGTGCAGAACGCCTTGGCAGCGGTCGAAGAGACCGCGGGGCCGGCGGTGGTCCGGCTGCGGGCCGAGCCCCTCGGCGGCGGCGTGATCCTGCGCGTCGAGGACAACGGACCGGGCGTGCCCGAGGGCGATCGGCAGAAGATCTTCGACCTCTTCTACTCCAATAAGAAGGGTGGCACCGGCCTCGGGCTGGCGATCGTGCAGCGCATCGCCCAGAACCACGATGGCCACGTCGAGGTCTCGGACCGCCCTGGCGGCGGCAGTGTTTTTTCGGTCTACCTACCGGGAGCGCGGGTCGCCCGCGCGAGCTAGCAGGGGGCTAAAGGCGCCCCCCTCAGGCGCACGCACATGTCGTGCGCCTTCACCCCCGACCTCGGCGGCTTTGCCGCCGCCTCGCCCCCTTGGGCTCGGGAGCCCTTGGGCTAAGAGATCCAAGTAGACGAGAGTTTTCAGCGCTTGTCCCAAGCCGAGGGCACCGAGTCTTCCCGGGATCGGTAGCAGGTTGCCGATGAGTTTTTCAGCAGCCTGCTAGGCGTCTTCTACTCGGCGCCGGAGAGGGCGTCGTAGTCGTCCGGCGACAGGAATTGCTCGACCTCGTCGTTGCCGCAGACGTCACAGAAGCACTCTTCGAGCTGCTCGTTTTTCCACTCGAAGACGTAGCTCGGGGACTCGCACTCGAGGCAGATGAAGTAGTCCGGCGAGCCGATCATGCCGGCACTTCCTCGGCGGCGTCCGCCGGACGAGGGGTCGGGTAACGCTGGCGGAAATCGTCCAGGGCGCGATCGATGGCGCTGGGTTTCTCCCAGTGGGCGGCGTGGCCGCAGTCGTCGAGGCGATAGAGGTGCGCCTGCGGCAGGGCCGCTGCCATGCGCTCGGCGACGGCGAAGTCGAAGATGCCGTCGTGCTCGCCCCAGATCACCGCCGTCGGCAGGGCGAGGGACTGCAGCTCGCGATCGCCGTAGGCGTCCTCTTCGCGCAGCTTGGCGAGCACCGAGGCGACCTCCGGCGAACCGTAGGCGCGTTGAAATCCCTTGCGTGCCAGACGCAGCCCGAGGGGCGTGCGGACGAAGAGGGCGCGCAACAGCGGGTCGACGTCCTGGGAGTCGCGCACCGTCACCAGCTCCTTGATGCGTTCCCAATCCTGGTCGCGATAGCCGGCGGCGGCGATCAGCACCAGGCGGTCGAGCAGCTCCGGGCGCTCGAGGGCGATGCGCAGGGCGATCCAGGCGCCGAGGCTGTTGCCGGCCAGGGTGACCCGCCGGCCCGGGGATTCGCGCTCGATCAGGGCGCTGATCACCCGCACGCCGTCGGCCACCCCGAGACCGCCACCGATCGACTCGGTGCCACCGAGGCCCGAGAGCTCGGGGACGATCACTCGGCAATCGCGGCGCAGGTGCCAGGCCGTGCGATGCCAGGAGAGAGCCGTCGAGGCCAGACCGTGGAGCAGAATCCAGGTCTCGTCGGCCTGCGGCGATCCGAAGCGGTAGCCCACCAGGCGAGTGGCACCGAACCACTCCTCGAAGGGGCGGCCGCCGCGCAGGCGGAGAGCGGTGGAAGTACCGAGTCGAAGGGCGCGAAGAACCATCACCATCGCAGGATAGCACCGGGGTCCGGGAGCGATTGACCGACTCTTCAGCGCGTGATACTTTTCGCCGTCCACGCCTTTGTGGATTGGCCGTAGGAGTGTGTCTCATGTATGCGTTGATCGAAACAGGTGGTAAGCAGTATCGGGTCGAGCCCGGCGACGTGATCGATGTCGAGCTGCTGCCGGATTCAGAGGAAAGCGTCTCCTTCGACCGGGTCCTAATGGTGGCGGACGAAGGCAACGTCAAGCTCGGATCGCCCGTCGTCGACGGAGCCGTGGTCAAAGGCTCGATCGTCGAAAGCGTTCGGGGACCGAAGCTTCGGGTGTTCAAGATGAAGCGCCGCAAGGGCTACCGCCGGACCAACGGACACCGACAGAACTACACGCGGGTGCGAATCGACGACATTCAGGCCTGAGGGCCTCGGGCGCCGGACGCGGCGCTGGAAGGAGCAGTCATGGCTCATAAGAAAGGACAGGGCTCGAGCCGGAACGGACGCGACTCGAATCCGAAGAATCTCGGCATCAAGGCCTACGGTGGCCAGCAGGTGAAGGGCGGAGCGATCATTCTTCGCCAGCGTGGAACGCCGTTCAACGCTGGGCGTAACGTCGGCCGCGGCAATGACGACACGCTGTTTGCCAAAACCGCCGGGGTCGTGGAGTTCCAGGACCGCGGGCGGCACGGCAAGTTCGTGCACGTCATCCCGGCCGAGTAGTACCCCCTCCTCTTTCCCTTGATCTTTCTCGACGAAGCGGTCATCCGCGTCCGTGGTGGGCGCGGAGGTGCCGGCTGCACGGCGTTTCGGCGCGAGAAGTTCGTCGCCAAAGGCGGTCCCGCCGGGGGAGACGGTGGCAAGGGTGGCTCCGTTTGGCTGATCGCCGACGGTGGTCTCAACACCCTCTACCATCTGCGCGGCCGCTCCCTCCACGCGGCGGAGAACGGCCGCAACGGCGAAGGCTCCCACAAGACCGGGCGCAGCGGCGCCGACAAGGAAGTCTTGGTGCCATTGGGAACCCAGGTCTTTCGCCTCGAGGGCGGGGAGATGGTGGGCGAGGTGCTGCAACCCGGCGAGCGTCTGAAGGTGGCCGCCGGTGGCGATGGCGGTCGCGGCAACGCGCGCTTCGCCACCGCCACCAATCAGGCGCCGCGGCGCTCCGAGGCGGGCTGGGAGGGGGACGAGCTGGAGCTTCGGCTCGAGCTCAAGCTGCTCGCCGACGTCGGGGTGGTGGGCTTGCCGAACGCCGGCAAGTCGACCCTGATCAGCCGGGTGACGGCGGCCAAGGCGAAGATCGCCGACTATCCCTTCACCACCCTGGTGCCGCAGCTCGGGGTGGTGGCTCGGGGGCCCCTGGCAGAGCCCTTCGTGATCGCCGATCTTCCCGGTTTGATCGCCGGAGCGGCCTCCGGAGCCGGTCTCGGGATCCGCTTCTTGAAGCACATCGAGCGCTGCCGTCTGCTGGTGCATCTGGTGGATCTGTCGGCGGTCGAGGGGCCTGGAGCGGCGGCCGATCTGGCCGCCATCGAGCAGGAGCTGGCGGCTTTTCGGGAGGATCTTCTGGAGCGCTCTCAGGTGATCGTTGGCAGCAAGATCGACGCCGCCTTGCCGCAGCGTCAGGACGAGCTACGCAGCGCTGCCGAGGCTCGCGGGGCGCGCTATCTCGAGATCAGCTCGGTGACCGGTGAAGGAATCGACGAGCTGGTGACGGCGCTCTCCGACGAGCTGGCTCGGGCGCGGGCGAGGGAGGACGCCGAGTGAGCCAGCGGATCGGTCTCTTCGGCGGCAGCTTCGACCCGATCCATCGCGGCCACGTGGCGCCGGTGCAGGATGCCCGCCGCAGCCTCGGTCTCGATCGGGTGATTTTCCTGCCCACCGCACGGCCACCGCACAAGCCGGACCGGCGGTTCGCGTCGTCGTGGGCGCGCTACGCGATGGTCGAGCTGACTCTGCTCGACGAGGAGGGGTTGTTCGTCTCCCCGCACGAGCTGGCCGGCGATCGACCGGCCTACACGGTGGAGACCGTCGAGGCCTTTCGGCAGAGGCTGCCCGATGCCGAGCTCTCCCTGGTGATCGGCAGCGATTCCTTCGCCGATCTCGAGACCTGGAAGCGCTGGCGTGAGCTGGTGACCCTGGCGCGATTGGTGGTGTTGGTGCGACCGGGCTGGGAGCCGGAAAGGCTGCGACCGGATCTGCCGTCGCCGCTGCGCGATCTGATGGATCGCCAGGAGATCGATTTCGTGGCCGTGCGGCCATTGCCCGTTTCTTCGACCGAGCTGCGTCGTCACTTTGCGCGCGGCAGCTCGCCACCGGCCGACTGGATTGCCGAGCCGGTGTTACGATTCATTCAGAAATACGACCTCTACCAATGAAACTAGCCACCGTCACCGACGCCGACATCTCGCAACGAGTTCGTCGCGCCGTCGCCGCCGCGGAGGACCGCAAGGCCTTCGAGCTGCGCGTTCTCAACCTCTCCCGCGTCAGCGGCTTCACCGATTTCTTCGTCATCTGCAGCGGTACCAGTGACCGCCAGGTGCAGGCCATCGCGGAGGCCATCCAACGCGACCTACGGGCCTTCGGGGCACGGCCGCTGCACGTCGAAGGCCAGCGCTCCGGGAGCTGGGTTCTGCTCGATTTCGGAGCCTTCGTGGTCCACGTCTTCGATCAGGAAACGCGCGCCTTCTACGGCTTGGAGAACCTCTGGGCGGACGCGCCCGAAGTGACCGCCGACTTCACCTCTTGACCACCGACCTGGCGCGCCTGCTGGCGCTCTCGCCCGGCCTCGCGAAAGCCCTCAAGGGTGTGCAGCGGGCTGCCCGGGTGGATGCGCCGGTGTTGCTCCTGGGAGAGGCCGGCAGCGGCCGGTCGACCCTCGCCCGCGCTCTGCACTTCGCCGGCGACCGCGCCCTCGGACCGCTTGTCGAGCTCGATCCCGGCACGGTGCCGGTGGAGCTTTTCGAGAGCGATCTCTTCGGCTACCGCAGCGGCGCCTTCACCGGTGCCGAGCGCGATCGCCTGGGCAAGGTGGCGCGGGCCGAGGGTGGGACGCTGATCCTCGATCACCTCGAAGCGCTGCCGCTGCAGGTGCAGCCGAAGCTCCTGCGCTTGTTGGCGGAGAGGCGCTATGCCCCCCTCGGCGGCGCCGAGGTCGAGTGCGACGTCCGCTTCGTAGCGATTGCCGGTGGCGATTTGCGCCAGCGGGTCGAAGCCGGTGCCTTCCGCGGCGATCTGTTCTTCCGCCTCGGGGTGCTGGCCTTCGAGATACCGCCTCTGCGCCAGAGGCGAGACGAGATCCTGCAGATCGCCGATGGGGTGCTGGCGGATCTCGCCGAGCGGCTGGGGCGACCCAAGCCCCGGCTGGCCTCGGCCACTGCCGATTGGATGGAACGCCATGGCTGGCCGGGCAATCTCACCGAGCTGCGGGCGATCCTCGAGCGCGGCCTGATCCTGTCGCGCCACGACCCTTTGGAAATTCCGCCGCCGGCGAATCTCACCAGCCCGGTGCCGCGGGCATTGGTCGAAGTCGAGCGGGAAGAAATCCTGCGGGCTCTCGCCTACACTCGGGGGCGTCAGGGTAAAGCGGCGGAGCTGCTGGGGGTGAGCCGGAAAACGCTGTGGGAGAAGCGCAAGCGCCACGGCATTCCGTAGGGCTCGGACTCGGTGGGTGATCTGGCGAAAAAAGAAGCCGCGGGCTCCGGGCTCGAAGCCCGCGGCAAGCAGCACCAAGAGTTGTTCCGACGGGGACGGAGAGAGGGAAGCGCCCGCCGCCGGGCCTGGCCCCCGCCGGCCCAGCGGCGGGCTCCCAGCCTCCGCTCCGGCCCGAGGTTCGGGCCCCCCAGGCCTCAGGTTTCGGGCTCGAGGACGCGTCGACAGTCGATTCGCATGGTCTCCTTGCGCCAGGTCTTCTTGCCGTCGAAGGAGGTGTGCTGGCGCCAGCGGAAGCGGTCCTTCTGGATGTCGTAGAAGTTGTACTCGAGGTCGAGGTCGATGATCTCGCCGGCGCTGTTGCGCGCCTTGATCCGGGTTTCGAGCAGCATCTCGTCGCCGCGCATGGCGCCGACCAGGGGTTGCGACCAGAAGCCTCGCCGACCGTCGAGCCAGTAGCCGTTCCAGCGCTTGTCTTGGCGATTGAAGGCGCGAAAGGTGGTCGCGATGTAACCCTCGCCGAAGCCACCTCGGAAGTCGTCCATGATGGCGTGACCATCGAGGGCGTAGTAAGCGGTCCAGGTCCCTTGGGACTGAGTCCGGGTGGTGAGATCGGGGTTGAGGTAGTCGAGGTCGCAGGACCACCGACCGATCAGAAAGGCGAACTGGGACAGCTCCTCGGCGGCTTCCGGATGCGGTCGACCGAAGTCCCCCGGCGCTTGCGGAGAGGCGGCGATGGCGGGCGGTCGGGCGGCGGCGATCGAGGTGGTGAGCGCGAGCAAGCTCGCGGCGAGAAGAAGGTGTCGGGCGACCCTCAGGGTCGAGGCACCGCGGCTGAGAGAAGGAGCCTGGGAGTTCATGGGCTTATGCTGAGGCCGGTGAGCGCCGGTGTCCTGACGAAACGATGAAGAGGTGATGACGAAGCGATGAGCAGCGGCATGACCAGGCCAGATGGCCCGATTTCTGGAGCGGTGCATCCCGCGGGCGCGCCTCGCGTAGAAAAGAGCATGGTGACTCGCTTCGTCTTTCCCGGGGGTAGGTTCGACCGCCTCAGCCTCGAGCTCGAGGTCGAGGGGCGCCGCCACCGTCTCGAACCGAAGCATGGCGAGACCCTGGCGCTGCTTCTCGAGCGCGCCGGGGAAGTGGTCACCAAGGAAGAGCTCCTGCAGAGGGTGTGGGCCGGTCGCCACGTCACCGACGATGCTCTGGTGGTGACGATCTACAAGTTGCGCCGGGTGTTGGCGGATCGGGCACGCTCGCCACGCTACATCGAGACCATCGCCAAACGCGGCTATCGCTGGATTGCGGCGCCGGTGAGCGCGGCGCCGGCGCCGACGGAATCGACCACACCGGCGCCCCCGGGGACGGTCCGTCGCTGGCTGGCGATGCTGGCGGTACCTCTGCTGGCGGCGATTCTCTGGATCGCCTGGCCGGTTAGCGATCCGGTGTCGACCGATGACGAGCTCGAGGGAGCGCGCGCTCTCCTCGCCGAGCGTTCGCCGTCGGCCCTCGAACGGGCCCTCGAGATCCTCGATTGGCACTTGCTCGAGGAGCCGGGCGATGGCGAGGCCCAGGCGCTGCGGGCGCAGGCCCTGGTGTTCATCGCCGAAGGCAATCCGGTGCGTCGTCCGGAGCTGATCGCAGCGGCGCGCAAGGCGACCCGTCGGGCCCTGGTCGAGAGCCCGACCTCGCCCCAAGCGAATCTCGCCGAGGGCCTGCTGGCGCTGTTCCACGAGCGCGATCCGGAGCGCGCCGGCTTGGCCTTGCAGCGCAGCTTGCGACGAACGCCGAAGGATCCGCAGTTGCTGGCCGCGTCCTCTTGGTGGTTGTCCGTCCAGGGGCGCCACGATGCCGCCCTCGGCGCGGCGCGGCGCTCGCTGATGCTCGACCCTTCGGGTGCGACCGGTTGGTCGGACCTCGCCTATTTGGCGGCGGCGGCGAATCAGCCGAATCAATCGCTGCGCGCCGCCGAGATCGCCTTGGGCCTGGACCCGGCCTCGAACGCGGCCGCCTGGGAGCGGGTGCGGGCCCTGAGCGCCCTGGGGCGGTCGCAGGAGGGCATCGCCGACTACCTCGAGTATCTTGCCGGGGCCGGTGTCGACCCGGCATCCCTCGCGGCTCTCGAAGGGGCGGCGTCGCGCGGCGGTTGGCCGGCCTTTCACCGCCTCATGGTGAATGCCTTTCCGGAGGACCGCCTGCTGGTTCAGAGGGCCGTGATCGCGCTACGCCGGGACGATCGCGATGGTGCCCTCGGGCTGCTCACCCGAGCGGTCGATCGCGGCGACTGGGAAACCCTCTGGATGGCCTCCTTGCCGGAGCTTCGTCCACTGCGAGGCCATCCGCGCTTCGCGGCGCTGCAAATCCGCCTCGGGTTGACCCCCGGTCGCGAGCTGCCGCCTTGGGGGTTCGCCGGTCCCGCCGTGTCCCTCGATCCCTTCCGGTCTTTGCATCAGCCGTGGGAGAGAAGCGGCATCTGACCCTCCGGTCGCAACACTTCGCAACAATTCTTGACGCGCCTTCACGCTGGCCACACGCTGGCGCAAGGTGTCCCCGCCAAGCTGCGCTCCACATTGGTGGCCATGGTGGCCAGCGATGAGTCACAGGAGCAAGCGATGTCGAAACGATTTTTCTGGATAGCGATTTTGATGGTCGCAGCCGCCCTCTGCAGCGGGGGGTGGCTGTTCGCCGGGGCTCACGGCCAGGACTCCCACTCTCCCGAGAGCGTGCTGGCGGAGCTCGACCTGAATCCCGAGCAGATGCGCCAGATCCATGCCATCCACGGGATGGTCAGCAGCCACTGGAACGGGGCCCATCTGCATGGTCAGCATCTCCAGGCCTTGGTCCGCCACGCCGCCGATGGCGAGCTGAGCCGCGAGGAGATTCGGCAGACCGTCGATGCCGGAGTCGAGCAGATGCGCCAGCGCGGATACGCCCTGGCCGACGAGATGACGGCCCTTCTCGAGAGCCTCGACTCGCACCAGTACACGCTGCTGATGGAGCACCTCGAAAAGGCCGCGACCTTCATGAGCCAGAAGCACGAGCGCGGGCATCACTGACCCTTGCCGGGTCGGCAGGCAGAACGACCGCGGGCCCGTGCCATGATGCGGTGATCATGATTCGGCTCTTGATGATCGACGATGACGAGAAGCTGGTCGCCCTGACGCGCGATTACCTCGCGCCTCAGGGTTTTCTCGTCGAGGCGGCCCACGATGGCCTCGCCGGCCTCGAGGTGGCGCTGCTCGAGCCGCCGGCGCTGGTCGTCCTCGATCTCATGCTTCCCGGCCTCGATGGCCTCGAAGTGTGCCGGCGATTGCGCCGGGAAAGCCGCGTCCCGGTACTCATGCTGACCGCCCGGGGGGACGAGACGGACCGCATCGTGGGGCTGGAGATGGGAGCCGACGACTACCTCCCCAAGCCCTTCAACCCGCGCGAGCTGCTGGCGCGGGTGAAGGCCATCCTGAGGCGCACGGACGGTGCCGTGGAGCGAGAGGAAGACTGCCTCGAGGTCGGCCCACTGCGTCTGCTGGCGGCTTCCCGTCGGGTCTTTCTCGCCCAACGCGAGGTCGAGCTGACGACGGCCGAGTTCGACCTCTTGCGGGCCTTGATGGAAGGGGCGGGCCGGGTGCAGAGCCGGGATCGCCTTTTGGAGCGCATCCACGGTCCCGGCTGGGCCGCCTACGACCGCTCCGTCGACGTCCACATCAGCCGCTTGCGCCAAAAGCTCGGCGATGATCCGCGGCGGCCGCGCTGGCTCAAGACCGTGCGCGGCGCCGGCTACCTGTTGGCGCGGCCGGCGGCGGCATCGTGAGGACTCTGTTTCTCGCCATCAAGATCGGCCTGCTCTTCGCCCTGGTCATGGCCCTCGTGCTGAGCGGCGTCCTGTTCTTGTTCTTCCATGTCTTCGGGCACGATCCCCACGACCTCCATGGCGCCATGGCGAGGGTTCAGGCGCAGGCCGGCGTGGAGACGGCGCACGCCATCGAGGCGCTCCTCGATCGTGGCCGCGGGCTCGATGGCGAGGAGATCGCCATCGTGCTGACGCGCCGGGGACATCGGCTTCATCGCGAGGACTCGGGCCAGTACCAGCGACCGTCCTTTCTCGAGGTCGACGGGCGCCGCTGCCTCCTGGTGGGTGATGGTGGTGGGCAGATCCTCATCCCGATCGATCGCGCCGGCCGGACCGTCGCCCATGTCGCCGTCGCGGCCGGGCCGAGTCCCCAGATGCTTCATCGCGCCTTCCGTCGCGGTCTTCTGAACATCTCCCTGGCGTCGCTGATCGGGATCGCGGCGGTGGCGATCTATCTGTCGAGCCCCCTGCGCCGCATGCGGCGGTCGATGGATCGCATCGCCGCCGGCGATCTCGATCATCAGGTGACGGTGCGCGGACGCGACGAGGTCGCCGCCATGGGCGACAGCTTCAATGCCATGGCGGATCGCATTCGGCAGATGGTCCGCGGCCAAAAGGAGATGCTGGCCGGGGTCTCCCACGAGCTGCGCTCACCGCTGGCCCGCATGAAGGTGGCTCTCGAGCTGTTGCGCGAGGAGGCGCCGTCCGAACGCCTGGAGGATCTCGAGGCAGAGGTCGACGCCATCAACGATCTGGTCGGCGAGGTGCTGCTGGCGAGTCGCTTCGACCTCGACGCCGTACCGCTCGAAACGCAGCGCCTCGAGCTGGGCCCGGCGGTCGAGGGCGCCTGGCACGAGGCGGCGATGGGGGCGGAGTTCGAGCTGGTCCTCGATCTCGCCGCCGAGGCGATGGCCGTGTCCGGCGATGCTGCTCTGGTGACGCGAGTCTTGCGCAACCTGTTCCAGAACGCCCGCCGCTACGCCGGTGGCGGTGCGGTGGTGGTGAGCAGCCGGCTCTGGCAAGGCAGGGTCGAGCTGCTGGTCAGCGATCACGGTCCCGGAGTGCCGGCGGATCAGCGGCAGCGGTTGTTCGAGCCCTTCTTCCGCGGCGATCGATCGCGTCGTCCCCGTTCCGGCGCCGTCGGCCTCGGATTGATGATCGTGCGGCGCGCCGTCGAAGCCCATGGCGGCCGGGTGCGGGCCGAGGAAAGCGCTGCCGGCGGCCTTGCCATTAGCTTCGATTTGCCGGCGCCGACGGCAGCCGGGGAATCGGTCCGGTAGTAGACTCGGGTCCTTCGCCGGACCCGCTCTATGACCCAAGATCCCGACAGCTCGGTTGCGATGTTTCTCCGCGCCCTCTTTTCGCTCGGGCTGCTGGTGGCAGCCTTCGGCATTGCCCGGTCGTGGCGTTCCGGTGATCCCGTGGCCCTCCTGCTGGCGGTGGCTTTGACGCTGCTCTTCGGGGCCTTGGGGCGGGCTCCGCAGCTGCTCGGCGGGTCGGCCGCTGGGCCGCCTCGGCCGGCGGTTCTGTGGGTCTATCGCCTGGCCCTGGTGCTGTTGGTCGGCTACGCCGTCGTGGCGCTCTTTCGCTGAGAAGATCTGGCGACGAGATCGGGCTTGCCCGTCGGCAGGCCCAACAATCCGCGGGCCGGGTCGTACCTGGGCCATGCCACGATCGCGACCGTCCTTCCTGCTCGGCC includes these proteins:
- a CDS encoding ATP-binding protein translates to MASSPTVSRRLVYGSIAFGLFVLFDLALFGVLIFKSLSEREVDEVLLETQAEAQLLADQIAGGAERQQDRDLFTAVASQNLVSTYIDEMLSEKRIVEHVRIYDGEGTLVFESNSDRVRFRDGAPRLEEAGDAEIRTQEERRQFEEQLPGIEVPIGEYGGTLVVGLSTEMMDNRIEVLRRDLLRQASIIGGVSVLLLLTAYVIIWRLLRRSKRLEEQAARAERLAYVGTLASGLAHEIRNPLNSLNLNMQMLEEDLAGPANSGSGRLLSITRSEIGRLERLVSDFLSYARPRPPELEAVAVGELFDRTRQVMAGAEQSAKVRIEVRDETGGAQVRVDSEQIGQLLLNLVQNALAAVEETAGPAVVRLRAEPLGGGVILRVEDNGPGVPEGDRQKIFDLFYSNKKGGTGLGLAIVQRIAQNHDGHVEVSDRPGGGSVFSVYLPGARVARAS
- a CDS encoding alpha/beta hydrolase encodes the protein MVLRALRLGTSTALRLRGGRPFEEWFGATRLVGYRFGSPQADETWILLHGLASTALSWHRTAWHLRRDCRVIVPELSGLGGTESIGGGLGVADGVRVISALIERESPGRRVTLAGNSLGAWIALRIALERPELLDRLVLIAAAGYRDQDWERIKELVTVRDSQDVDPLLRALFVRTPLGLRLARKGFQRAYGSPEVASVLAKLREEDAYGDRELQSLALPTAVIWGEHDGIFDFAVAERMAAALPQAHLYRLDDCGHAAHWEKPSAIDRALDDFRQRYPTPRPADAAEEVPA
- the rplU gene encoding 50S ribosomal protein L21, which translates into the protein MYALIETGGKQYRVEPGDVIDVELLPDSEESVSFDRVLMVADEGNVKLGSPVVDGAVVKGSIVESVRGPKLRVFKMKRRKGYRRTNGHRQNYTRVRIDDIQA
- the rpmA gene encoding 50S ribosomal protein L27, translated to MAHKKGQGSSRNGRDSNPKNLGIKAYGGQQVKGGAIILRQRGTPFNAGRNVGRGNDDTLFAKTAGVVEFQDRGRHGKFVHVIPAE
- the obgE gene encoding GTPase ObgE translates to MIFLDEAVIRVRGGRGGAGCTAFRREKFVAKGGPAGGDGGKGGSVWLIADGGLNTLYHLRGRSLHAAENGRNGEGSHKTGRSGADKEVLVPLGTQVFRLEGGEMVGEVLQPGERLKVAAGGDGGRGNARFATATNQAPRRSEAGWEGDELELRLELKLLADVGVVGLPNAGKSTLISRVTAAKAKIADYPFTTLVPQLGVVARGPLAEPFVIADLPGLIAGAASGAGLGIRFLKHIERCRLLVHLVDLSAVEGPGAAADLAAIEQELAAFREDLLERSQVIVGSKIDAALPQRQDELRSAAEARGARYLEISSVTGEGIDELVTALSDELARARAREDAE
- the nadD gene encoding nicotinate-nucleotide adenylyltransferase is translated as MSQRIGLFGGSFDPIHRGHVAPVQDARRSLGLDRVIFLPTARPPHKPDRRFASSWARYAMVELTLLDEEGLFVSPHELAGDRPAYTVETVEAFRQRLPDAELSLVIGSDSFADLETWKRWRELVTLARLVVLVRPGWEPERLRPDLPSPLRDLMDRQEIDFVAVRPLPVSSTELRRHFARGSSPPADWIAEPVLRFIQKYDLYQ
- the rsfS gene encoding ribosome silencing factor, with the protein product MKLATVTDADISQRVRRAVAAAEDRKAFELRVLNLSRVSGFTDFFVICSGTSDRQVQAIAEAIQRDLRAFGARPLHVEGQRSGSWVLLDFGAFVVHVFDQETRAFYGLENLWADAPEVTADFTS
- a CDS encoding sigma 54-interacting transcriptional regulator, with translation MTTDLARLLALSPGLAKALKGVQRAARVDAPVLLLGEAGSGRSTLARALHFAGDRALGPLVELDPGTVPVELFESDLFGYRSGAFTGAERDRLGKVARAEGGTLILDHLEALPLQVQPKLLRLLAERRYAPLGGAEVECDVRFVAIAGGDLRQRVEAGAFRGDLFFRLGVLAFEIPPLRQRRDEILQIADGVLADLAERLGRPKPRLASATADWMERHGWPGNLTELRAILERGLILSRHDPLEIPPPANLTSPVPRALVEVEREEILRALAYTRGRQGKAAELLGVSRKTLWEKRKRHGIP
- a CDS encoding winged helix-turn-helix domain-containing protein, whose amino-acid sequence is MVTRFVFPGGRFDRLSLELEVEGRRHRLEPKHGETLALLLERAGEVVTKEELLQRVWAGRHVTDDALVVTIYKLRRVLADRARSPRYIETIAKRGYRWIAAPVSAAPAPTESTTPAPPGTVRRWLAMLAVPLLAAILWIAWPVSDPVSTDDELEGARALLAERSPSALERALEILDWHLLEEPGDGEAQALRAQALVFIAEGNPVRRPELIAAARKATRRALVESPTSPQANLAEGLLALFHERDPERAGLALQRSLRRTPKDPQLLAASSWWLSVQGRHDAALGAARRSLMLDPSGATGWSDLAYLAAAANQPNQSLRAAEIALGLDPASNAAAWERVRALSALGRSQEGIADYLEYLAGAGVDPASLAALEGAASRGGWPAFHRLMVNAFPEDRLLVQRAVIALRRDDRDGALGLLTRAVDRGDWETLWMASLPELRPLRGHPRFAALQIRLGLTPGRELPPWGFAGPAVSLDPFRSLHQPWERSGI
- a CDS encoding response regulator transcription factor, coding for MIRLLMIDDDEKLVALTRDYLAPQGFLVEAAHDGLAGLEVALLEPPALVVLDLMLPGLDGLEVCRRLRRESRVPVLMLTARGDETDRIVGLEMGADDYLPKPFNPRELLARVKAILRRTDGAVEREEDCLEVGPLRLLAASRRVFLAQREVELTTAEFDLLRALMEGAGRVQSRDRLLERIHGPGWAAYDRSVDVHISRLRQKLGDDPRRPRWLKTVRGAGYLLARPAAAS
- a CDS encoding ATP-binding protein encodes the protein MRTLFLAIKIGLLFALVMALVLSGVLFLFFHVFGHDPHDLHGAMARVQAQAGVETAHAIEALLDRGRGLDGEEIAIVLTRRGHRLHREDSGQYQRPSFLEVDGRRCLLVGDGGGQILIPIDRAGRTVAHVAVAAGPSPQMLHRAFRRGLLNISLASLIGIAAVAIYLSSPLRRMRRSMDRIAAGDLDHQVTVRGRDEVAAMGDSFNAMADRIRQMVRGQKEMLAGVSHELRSPLARMKVALELLREEAPSERLEDLEAEVDAINDLVGEVLLASRFDLDAVPLETQRLELGPAVEGAWHEAAMGAEFELVLDLAAEAMAVSGDAALVTRVLRNLFQNARRYAGGGAVVVSSRLWQGRVELLVSDHGPGVPADQRQRLFEPFFRGDRSRRPRSGAVGLGLMIVRRAVEAHGGRVRAEESAAGGLAISFDLPAPTAAGESVR